A region of the Terriglobales bacterium genome:
ATGCGCGCCAGGTCCGTGGGATCGGGTGCGGTTGCGACGCCCGCGGCGTCGGCGGCAACGAAGCGGTTGCCGAGGAACGAGATGCCCTCCTGCGGGGCCTGCGGCACCAGTCCGGCTTCGGGATTGGGGAAGAGCGAATGGGAAATTTCTTCGAGCGATTTGAGCTGTGCGGCGGAGAGCTTGTAGGTGGTGCGAAAGCGCAGCGGGTTCAGCCCGGGGCGTCCGGGGATTTCATCGTTGCCGTCGGCGGCGAGCGACCACGGGCGGATGGTTGAGGCGCATGCGATGAGAGCGACGCGTCCGCGGCGGGAGTCGTAGAAGGCGGGAGCGGTGGCGTCGGCAAGGTTGCGGCCGGTGCCGGCGTGCGCGATGCCGGCGCGCTCCAGCTTCGACGCGGTGGCGAACATGCCCTCCTCGCCGTAATCGAGCGAGTGATTGTTGGCGGTGGAGACAATGTCGAAGCCGGCCCAGCGCAGCTCTTCGGCCATCGGGCCCTCGGCGCTGTTGTTCAGGTCGCCGCAGGCGCCGGTGGCGGCGGGCGCCGTGCCTGGGTCGGGAAAAGTGATCTCCACGTTGGCAAAAGCGGCGTCGGCGTCGCGAATCGAGCGCAGCAAGGCGAGTGTGGCGGGGTCGTCGTGTTCGAACGGCCGGTTGATGATGCAATCACCAACCGCGGCGATGGTGAAGGCATCGTCGCCGCCCTGGGCGAACAGGGAAACACGGGAAAGGCCGGCCATCGCGGCCAAGCAAGCGGAGCTGCGGAGGAAGTCGCGTCGTGTGGTCATGGCTGGAAGGAAGGGTGGACGCGGTCAATGCCGCGCCCACCGCGAGCCGATCAGTAGAGGAACTTCAGCGCGAATTGCAGGATGCGCGGATCGCGCGCTTCCAGCACCCGGCCGAAGGTGGGCGAACCGATGTTCCCATCGGGGATCACGAAGTTCGGATGGTTGAGGATGTTGAAGAACTCGGAGCGGAACTGAACGCGAGAACTCTCGGTGATGCGGAAGTTCTTCGAGATGGAGAAATCGAGGTTCCTGTAAGCCGGTCCAATCAGGCTGTTGCGCCGTTCATTGCCGAACTGCCCGGGATTTGCCGTTTGGGTAAGGCGCTGGAACGCCGCCGTGTTGAACCACTGCAGATCGGTGCGCGGGCCGGCGTTGGGGTCGCCGATGACGTTCGGCCGGTCGCCGCCGACGCCGGTGAGGGAAACATCAACCGGCTCGGTCACCGTGAACGGCTGTCCGCTTTGCATGGCGTAAATCCAGTTTGTCTGCCAGCCGCCAAGGAGCGAGCCCGCCACGCCGGTGAGGTTGCGCGCGAAGGGCAGGTCGTAGACGCCGGAAAGAACGAACCGGTGCCGCGTGTCGTAGAGCGACGGCCCGTATTCCAGGTCGATGCGGCTGGGAATCATGGGCGTGTTGACGTTGCCGGCGTTGGTGTTCTGGCTGATGTTGAAGTAGGAACCGGTGTCGAGGCTCTTCGACCAGGTGTAGGACGCCAGGAACGTGAGGCCGCGCGAGTAGCGCTTGTTGGCGCTCAACTGGAGGCCGTTGTAGTTGGACCCGGCGGTGTTCTCGATCTGGGTGACGCCGCGGAAGTTGGGGTTGATGCGGCGAGACTGCAGGTTGGCGACCGTGGCGCCGGGGCCGAAGATGGCGGGATTCGCCTGGTTGAAGCGGATCAGCTTCACGCCGCGCGTGCCGACGTAGGCGGCCTCGAGGAGCACGTCGCCCGGTATCTGCCGCTGGAGGGAGAGGTTCCACTGCTCGTCGTAGGGCATCACGGTGTTCTGCGCAAACGACGTGAGGCCGACGGGCAGGACGACATTCTTCGAGGCGAACGGGTTCGCCTGGCCGGCCAGCGGATTGGCGAAGCTGGTGGGCGGCGCGGTCGAGGCGAAGCTGGGGAAGCCCGGCGGTGAAGAGTTCGCGGCGTTGAATGTGGCGATGCCGGGGATGTACTCGTAGAAGATGCCGAAGCCGGCGCGGACCGACCACCTTCCCGTGCCGGTCGGATCCCACGCCAGCCCGATGCGCGGCGCGAAGTTGTTGCCATCGGCGTTGTAGGTTCCGCCGGGGATGCCCGGGTCGCCCTGATAGACGAGGCCGACCGGCGCGTCGGCACGAAGCGTGGACTTCATGCCCGGCCGATAGGTGGCGAACAACTGGTTGTCGGGAGTCTTGAATGCGCCCTGCCAGGTGTAGCGCAGGCCGAGGTTCAGGGTGAGGTTTTGCCGGATGCGGTAGTTGTCCTGTGCGTACCACTCATAGGTGTAGCCGTTCAAGTCGAACTGCGCGATGGTGCCCTGCGAGAACGACGCCGGCGTCCCCAGGTAGAACTCCGCCAGTGCGTTTTTCGCGATGGAACCGTTGAAGGTGAACTGGCCGTTGATGTTGCTGCCGAAGACAACGCCGAACTGGGTGCGTCGCAAATCCACGCCGAACTTGGCATCGTGCTTGCCGTGGGCGAGCGCGACCGCGTCGCGGATCTCGTAGCTGTTGGTGATTCTGATTGCCGGTCCCTGCGGATTGCCCAGCGGTGAAAGGCCGGTGACCTGAATGACCGGGATGGTTTCAAAGTCCGGGCCCTGCGTGGGATAGGTGAAGCCGAAGTCGGAGAGTTTGTCGCGACGCGTAAACAGCGGGCTGCCAAAGTTCAGGCGCACATAAGAGAGGCGCAGTTCATTGAGGAGCCGAGGCGTGAAAATGTGCGTGTAGGCGGTTGAAAGCGTGCGCGGCCGCTGCGAAGCCAGGCCGGGGAATCCCGGAACGGTCGCGCCGAAGGGCACGAAGGGCTGTTTCTGGTCCTGCGAGTTCTGCAGGTAACGGGCCCAGAATGTGTTGCTGCTGTTGAATTGGTGATCAATGCGCACGCCCCATCCATTGCGATCGTCCTGCAAGGTGGGCGACGAGGTGAACAGGTTTGCGCCGGAATTGGGATTGGGATACAGCGCCAGCAGCTTCTGCGCGATGGGGTTGATGGGCACCACGTTGTTGGGGAACGGCTGGCCGGTTGCCGGGTTGGTGGGCTTGGTGGCGCTCTGCGAAAAGTCGCCGTTGCGCTCCAGCAGCGTGGGCACGCCTGCCGTACTGGTGATGCCCTGGCGGTTCCGGAAGCCCTCGTAATAGGCGTAGAAGAACGTCCGGTTCTTGCCGTTGTAAACGCCGGGGATGAGAACCGGGCCGCCGGCGCTGAAGCCGAACTGGTTCTGCTTGAGTACGGGCTTGCTACCACGAGCGAAGAAGTTGTGCGCGTCGAAAACGTCGTTGCGCAGGAACTCCCACACCGCGCCGTGCAGCCGATTGGTGCCCGACTTGGTGAGGACGTTCACCACCGAGCCGCCGCCCCAGTACTCGGCGGAGTAGGAGTTGGTGAGGATCTTGAATTCCTGGATGGCGTCAGGCGGCGGGCGCAGCACGCTTGATGTGAAGAAGATGTCGGTGTCGAGGCCGCCATCAACCATGAAGACATTGGCCTGGGTGCGCAGCCCGTTCACGTTGAAACCCTGGTCGGCGGCGGCGCCCGAGCCGCTCTTGGCGAGGTTGGGCGTAATCGGCGTGACGCCGGGCTGGAGCGATCCGAGCTGGAGGAAGTTGCGCCCGTTCAGCGGCAGGTCGGTGACCTTGCGCTCGTCGACGACTTTGCCGAGGGTGGCGACGGTGGTGTCGACCTGGGAGGCATCGGCCACGACTTCCACCGCCTGCTCCACCGCTCCGGGGCGCATCTGCGCATCGACGCGCGCGTTCTCGTTCACGTTGACGGTGACGCCGTGCTGCACATAGGGCGCAAATCCGGTCGCTTCGACGCGCACGGTGTACTTGCCGACGGGCAGGAGCTTGACGGTGTACTCACCGGTGGCGTCGGTGGTCAGGGTACGCTGCGCGCCCGTGCCTTCATTGGTGATGGTGAGCTTGGCGTTGCTGATGGCGGCGCCAGTCGAGTCGTGCACGGCGCCGAGGATGGTGCCGGTGGTTTCCACGGCGAAGGTGAGCGGAGCGGCGGCGAGCAGCAGGATGGTGCTGAGAACGAGAAGGCGTTTCATCGTATGCTCCATGCGGCCGGCAAATCAGTGGCTACCGGCTGCGATTGAGTTCGTGGCCTGCGCATGCGCCAGGGCGGTGTTCGGGGTCCCATTGCGGTAGAGCACGCGGCCGGCGGGGTGTCCGGTCAGCCTGCGGTTTTCCAACGCAACGGAGCCGTTGACCAGCACATGCAGTACTCCGTCGGGGTAGTGCAGGGAATCGGCGTAGGAGCTGCGGTCGGCCATATGCTCCGCGTCGAATACCACGATGTCGGCGGCGAGGCCCTCGCGCAGCAGTCCGCGATCACGCAGCCGCAGCGACTGCGCGGCCAGGCCGGTCATCTTGCGGACCGCTTCCTCCAGCGAGAGGACCCCTTCTTCACGCACATACTTGCGATAGACGCGGGCAAAGCTGCCCAGTGAGCGTGGATTGATCCAGCGCGGGCCGAGTGGCGTAAGTTCGCCGTCGCTGCTGAAGCTGAGCCACGGCTGCTTGAGCACGGCGACCACGTCACGCTCATCACAAGGGCCGATGGAGATGACGAAATGCTCGTCTTCGGTGCGCAACAGCTTCTCGGCGATGCTGAAGCCGTCGGTGTGCTCCAGGGCGGCGAT
Encoded here:
- a CDS encoding CapA family protein, coding for MTTRRDFLRSSACLAAMAGLSRVSLFAQGGDDAFTIAAVGDCIINRPFEHDDPATLALLRSIRDADAAFANVEITFPDPGTAPAATGACGDLNNSAEGPMAEELRWAGFDIVSTANNHSLDYGEEGMFATASKLERAGIAHAGTGRNLADATAPAFYDSRRGRVALIACASTIRPWSLAADGNDEIPGRPGLNPLRFRTTYKLSAAQLKSLEEISHSLFPNPEAGLVPQAPQEGISFLGNRFVAADAAGVATAPDPTDLARITAAVRRAARNAGLVLVSIHAHESGTSREVPAAFLVDFARKCIDAGAHMFIGHGPHILRGVEIYKQRPIFYSLANFIFQAESMRQIPQEIYSRCGIEGRDPSDFFDRAMNGFSDAVFWESAIARVEFRGGRATSVTLLPITLQQDLARARRGTPILAPPAAAARIVERVARLSQPFGARVAFSNGAGVVQLA
- a CDS encoding carboxypeptidase regulatory-like domain-containing protein — protein: MKRLLVLSTILLLAAAPLTFAVETTGTILGAVHDSTGAAISNAKLTITNEGTGAQRTLTTDATGEYTVKLLPVGKYTVRVEATGFAPYVQHGVTVNVNENARVDAQMRPGAVEQAVEVVADASQVDTTVATLGKVVDERKVTDLPLNGRNFLQLGSLQPGVTPITPNLAKSGSGAAADQGFNVNGLRTQANVFMVDGGLDTDIFFTSSVLRPPPDAIQEFKILTNSYSAEYWGGGSVVNVLTKSGTNRLHGAVWEFLRNDVFDAHNFFARGSKPVLKQNQFGFSAGGPVLIPGVYNGKNRTFFYAYYEGFRNRQGITSTAGVPTLLERNGDFSQSATKPTNPATGQPFPNNVVPINPIAQKLLALYPNPNSGANLFTSSPTLQDDRNGWGVRIDHQFNSSNTFWARYLQNSQDQKQPFVPFGATVPGFPGLASQRPRTLSTAYTHIFTPRLLNELRLSYVRLNFGSPLFTRRDKLSDFGFTYPTQGPDFETIPVIQVTGLSPLGNPQGPAIRITNSYEIRDAVALAHGKHDAKFGVDLRRTQFGVVFGSNINGQFTFNGSIAKNALAEFYLGTPASFSQGTIAQFDLNGYTYEWYAQDNYRIRQNLTLNLGLRYTWQGAFKTPDNQLFATYRPGMKSTLRADAPVGLVYQGDPGIPGGTYNADGNNFAPRIGLAWDPTGTGRWSVRAGFGIFYEYIPGIATFNAANSSPPGFPSFASTAPPTSFANPLAGQANPFASKNVVLPVGLTSFAQNTVMPYDEQWNLSLQRQIPGDVLLEAAYVGTRGVKLIRFNQANPAIFGPGATVANLQSRRINPNFRGVTQIENTAGSNYNGLQLSANKRYSRGLTFLASYTWSKSLDTGSYFNISQNTNAGNVNTPMIPSRIDLEYGPSLYDTRHRFVLSGVYDLPFARNLTGVAGSLLGGWQTNWIYAMQSGQPFTVTEPVDVSLTGVGGDRPNVIGDPNAGPRTDLQWFNTAAFQRLTQTANPGQFGNERRNSLIGPAYRNLDFSISKNFRITESSRVQFRSEFFNILNHPNFVIPDGNIGSPTFGRVLEARDPRILQFALKFLY